The nucleotide window ATCTGCCAACGCAAATCTCAATCTTGTCGCACAGTGAGTTACACTTACTACATTCTCCTTCCCTCCGACGAGCTTTAGCAGCTCTTTCGCCTCATCTTTATAACTTTTCATAAAGTCCTCCTTCAATAAAATTATTTATAAGTAAATTTTTTTAGTACCTAATTCATACATCTTTCAAATAATAATTTTTGTTTATTTTTTAAAATCTGTTTTTATAACATTTCCAAATTACATTGTATATACTATTTTTCAAGTAAAACTACATGATTATTCTTCATAAAAATTATATTTAAACAATTTAATCATTATTTTAATTTTATAAATTTATATAACTTTCAACAATGATACTATAAGGTATTATAAAGGAAATGTCAAGCTTTTTTTCTTGCATTTACAATGATACTTTATTTTTCAACTTTTATTTACTTAGTCCAATATAAGAGCATTGAATTAAACTCATACTCATATACATATTTCCCGTCTTCATATTTATAATATTAAAGCAGAATATCCTTTACTTCCGAATACAGTTTTTCTTCTTCCTCAGTTTTATTTTTACTGAACAAATCAAGTGGCAGAGTTTTATAATCTATCCTTACACTTTCATGTTTTAAAATACTTTCAATACTGTCAAATGTATATTTTCTTTTATTTTTGATAACAATTTGGTTTACATCTACTCCTTTGGAATACAAAATCATAGTCAGGTAAATATAGTCATTTTCACGCCAATCCATAGGCAAATTCAATTTTTCTTCAAACAAATTATTATATTTAGGCTCTACACCTGTTGCCATTCCTATCATAGTAATTTTTTTAGATTTTTTGTTAATTTCTTCAAGAACTTTATCCAAATCATACATTCTATAAAAACAGTTATATCCGAATATCAGATCGTAACTGTCAATATTCGCTTCTTCAACTTTCTTATTAATATATTTTATATTATTAATATTTTTCAAATCTGCAACAGTTTTTATATAATCAAGATTATCTGAAGAAAGATCAAGACAGGTCATCTCACGTGATAATCCGGCAAGATCAAAAGTATAGTTTCCCCAACCGGGACCTATTTCCAAAGTTGTTTCTATTTTAAAATCTTTTAAAATTTCAAGGACTTTTTCTCTTATTTTTCCTGAATAATCATCAATATTCTCTTCAAATTTTTCAACATTAAAGCCCTCATTTTCAATATGACGACCTACATGCCGTTTCCAGAATTTCTTTTCTTCATCATCGTTGTCTATCCTTATATCCTGTCTTTTTATTTTATCCAGAGCTTTTCTCCAGTCGTTTATTGCATAACCTAAATCTACTTTAGGATTCATTCTTTACCTTCACTACTCCTTTTTACGAATTTTTATTTTTTATCTAAATATTCTGTTTTTTTTCGACTCCAGCAACTGGTCCAGCATCACTATCGCAGTAACCGCTTCAAGTACAACAACAGCTCTCGGTACAATAGCCGGATCATGTCTTCCCGTTACTTCAAGAAAGTCGTCTTTTTCAGTTTCAAGATTTACGGTCTTCTGTTTTCTTCCTATTGAAGCGGGAGGCTTTATTGCGACTTTAAAGTCTATCGGCATACCGTTCGTTATTCCGCCGATTAAACCGCCGTTATTGTTCGTATAAGATTTCACTTCACCTTTTTCATTATAATACATTTCATCATTTGCTTCACAGCCTGTCATTTTTGCTATGGCGAATCCTGCACCGAATTCTATCCCTTTTACAGCAGGCACTGAAAACATCATTCTTGCCAGTTCGCTTTCCATACTTTCAAAAAAAGGATTTCCAATTCCCGGCTTCATTCCTGTTACTGTTATTTCGACTGTTCCTCCTACGGAATCTCTATTTTCCTTAGCTTTTAATATAGTTTCTTCCATTTTCGGAATAATTTCTTCATTTAATACAGGCAATATCATCTTTCTCCATTTATCAATATTTTCCTGTGTAATATCAATTTCTTTAAAATCTCTGTCTTGTATATCTTTTATAGATTTTATATGTGCTGCTACCAATATCCCTTTTTCTCTAAGCAACTGTTTTGCTATGGCACCTGCAAATACTAACGGAGCTGTTATTCTTCCCGAGAAATGTCCACTTCCTCTTATATCGTTGAATCCGTTATATCTGTTCATACCCGACCAGTCGGCATGTCCCGGTCTGGGCTTTTTAGCTATCTCACTGTAATCTTTTGACCTCTGATCTGCATTTCTTATAATCATCGCAAGAGGTGTGCCTGTCGTTTTCCCGTTTAAAAATCCGCTCAATATTTCAAATTCGTCTTTTTCTGCTCTCGGAGTGGCGAATTCTGATCTTCCCGGAGCCCGTCTTTTCATTTCCTCACGAATAAAATCCAAATCAATTTCCGTTCCTGCAGGTATTCCGTCAATATTTATTCCCAGTGCTGTTCCGTGAGATTCTCCGAATATTGAAATACAATAGTTTTTTCCGAAATTTGCTCCCATTTTTGGTTTCCTTTCAATATATTTAATCTTTATGAGAGCTCATTGCCGCCCTCATACTCCTGCTACCCGCGTTCTCCGCTTCTTCGTCGACTCCGAAAATGCGGGAGCTTATTTTTCCCGACATTAAAATTTTACTTTGAGAAATACGAAACGAAACGTTATAAAAACAACTGTTCGAGCGTAGCGAGTTTGTTGTTTTTATAGTGGAGTGAGTAATTTTGAGTTAGTAAAATTTTAGTCGGATAATTTTTGCTACTTTTTTGTAAAAAAGTAGATGAAAATTTTTATAGAATATTTTTTGCTGCATTTTTTAAAAAGTAGATATTTCCCCTCCCATTTTCTCGAAATCTTCCCAAAAATGAGGATAAGATTTTTTAACACTTTCTGCTCCTTCGATAACTATTTCCTTTTCACATCTAGTCGAAGCAATAGCGAGACTCATTGCGATTCTATGGTCATTCCATGAGTTTACCGTAACTCCGCCTTTGAAGCCGTCAACTCCCTGAATGACAAGACTGTCGCCTATTTCTTCTATTTTTGCTCCCAATTTATTCAGTTCCGTTTTAATCGAAGTTATTCTGTCCGACTCTTTTATTCTAAGCCTTTCAGCATTAATAATTCTCGTTTCTCCTTTGCTCAATGCACCTAACACGGTCAAAATTGGAGCAATATCAGGGCATTGTGAAACATCGATTACTGTACCATGGGTCTTTGAAGGTTTCACAATGATATAATCATCATATATTTCAATGTTTGCAACCATTCTTTGAACAATTTCGATTATTTCTCTGTCGCTCTGCAGTGAGTCTTTATTTACATGTAAACATTTAATTTTGTTATCTCTATTACTTGAAATTATTCCCGCCACAATCCAAAACGCCACTTGGGAATAATCGCCCTCAACTGTATAATCAAAGGGATTATATTTCTGCTTCCCTTTAATATCGAAAGTTTTATACCCGTTATTTATTATTTCGATTCCTGCAA belongs to Pseudoleptotrichia goodfellowii and includes:
- a CDS encoding class I SAM-dependent methyltransferase, giving the protein MNPKVDLGYAINDWRKALDKIKRQDIRIDNDDEEKKFWKRHVGRHIENEGFNVEKFEENIDDYSGKIREKVLEILKDFKIETTLEIGPGWGNYTFDLAGLSREMTCLDLSSDNLDYIKTVADLKNINNIKYINKKVEEANIDSYDLIFGYNCFYRMYDLDKVLEEINKKSKKITMIGMATGVEPKYNNLFEEKLNLPMDWRENDYIYLTMILYSKGVDVNQIVIKNKRKYTFDSIESILKHESVRIDYKTLPLDLFSKNKTEEEEKLYSEVKDILL
- the aroA gene encoding 3-phosphoshikimate 1-carboxyvinyltransferase, whose protein sequence is MKVKVKPGILNGTIEIPPSKSYSHRAVIAAALASGGKSKIDNLKFSVDITTTTDIMENWGAKITRGENCLEIIGNSGNIITENKYIQCNESGSTIRFLIPVGLTKENELIFDGKGKLVDRPLDTYYKIFDKQKIFYKTEKGKLPLEIKGKLQSGIYEIDGNISSQFITGLLYALPLLEGNSEIVINKNLESKGYIDLTLEILKLAGIEIINNGYKTFDIKGKQKYNPFDYTVEGDYSQVAFWIVAGIISSNRDNKIKCLHVNKDSLQSDREIIEIVQRMVANIEIYDDYIIVKPSKTHGTVIDVSQCPDIAPILTVLGALSKGETRIINAERLRIKESDRITSIKTELNKLGAKIEEIGDSLVIQGVDGFKGGVTVNSWNDHRIAMSLAIASTRCEKEIVIEGAESVKKSYPHFWEDFEKMGGEISTF
- the aroC gene encoding chorismate synthase; translation: MGANFGKNYCISIFGESHGTALGINIDGIPAGTEIDLDFIREEMKRRAPGRSEFATPRAEKDEFEILSGFLNGKTTGTPLAMIIRNADQRSKDYSEIAKKPRPGHADWSGMNRYNGFNDIRGSGHFSGRITAPLVFAGAIAKQLLREKGILVAAHIKSIKDIQDRDFKEIDITQENIDKWRKMILPVLNEEIIPKMEETILKAKENRDSVGGTVEITVTGMKPGIGNPFFESMESELARMMFSVPAVKGIEFGAGFAIAKMTGCEANDEMYYNEKGEVKSYTNNNGGLIGGITNGMPIDFKVAIKPPASIGRKQKTVNLETEKDDFLEVTGRHDPAIVPRAVVVLEAVTAIVMLDQLLESKKNRIFR